In Sedimentibacter sp. MB31-C6, one genomic interval encodes:
- the rpmA gene encoding 50S ribosomal protein L27, with amino-acid sequence MLLKLNLQLFAHKKGVGSSKNGRDSNAKRLGVKRTDGQFVLAGNILVRQRGTKLHPGMNVGIGSDDTLFAKVNGKVKFERKDKARKQVSVYPCELDA; translated from the coding sequence ATGTTATTAAAATTGAATTTGCAGTTATTTGCACATAAAAAGGGTGTTGGTAGCTCTAAAAACGGTCGTGATAGTAATGCTAAAAGACTTGGAGTAAAAAGAACTGATGGACAGTTTGTTTTGGCTGGTAATATTCTTGTTAGACAAAGAGGTACTAAATTACATCCTGGTATGAATGTAGGAATTGGAAGTGATGATACATTATTTGCTAAAGTAAACGGGAAAGTTAAGTTTGAAAGAAAAGACAAAGCAAGAAAGCAAGTTAGTGTATATCCTTGTGAATTAGATGCATAA
- a CDS encoding ribosomal-processing cysteine protease Prp: MIVITMQETINSYNGFIVEGHSDYGETGSDIVCAAISILSYTVLNSMNLVAGISSEDILHEVDEETGFLKVKTLKSNDITDSLYRSFIVGIQLLLDNYEEYITLKFEEV; the protein is encoded by the coding sequence ATGATAGTAATAACTATGCAAGAAACCATTAATTCATATAATGGTTTTATAGTTGAAGGTCATTCAGATTACGGTGAAACAGGTTCAGATATTGTATGTGCAGCTATATCGATATTATCATATACTGTCTTAAATTCTATGAACTTAGTTGCAGGAATTTCTTCTGAAGACATTTTACATGAAGTTGATGAGGAAACAGGTTTTTTAAAAGTTAAGACTTTGAAAAGTAATGATATAACAGATTCATTATATAGAAGTTTTATAGTAGGTATACAGTTGTTATTAGATAATTACGAAGAATATATTACACTTAAATTTGAGGAGGTGTAA
- the rplU gene encoding 50S ribosomal protein L21 has product MYAIIETGGKQYRVQEGDVVRVEKLEIADGETVKFDKVLLVANDGKVNVGKPYVDGAVVEAVVEKQGKAKKIIVFKYKAKKDYRKKQGHRQPFTQIKVEKIVG; this is encoded by the coding sequence ATGTACGCAATAATCGAAACTGGTGGAAAACAATATAGAGTTCAAGAAGGCGACGTTGTAAGAGTTGAAAAACTTGAAATCGCTGATGGAGAAACAGTAAAATTTGATAAAGTTTTACTAGTAGCTAATGATGGGAAAGTAAATGTTGGTAAGCCATATGTAGATGGAGCAGTAGTTGAGGCTGTAGTTGAAAAACAAGGTAAGGCTAAAAAAATTATTGTTTTCAAATACAAAGCAAAAAAAGACTACAGAAAGAAACAAGGTCATCGTCAACCATTTACACAAATTAAAGTTGAAAAAATAGTTGGATAA